CGATTTCTGGTTATCATATTGCGGAAGCAGGGGCGAACCCGATTTCGCAGCTGGCGTTTACGCTTTCGAACGGCTTTACGTATGTGGAGTATTATTTAAGCCGCGGCATGAAGATTGACGATTTTGCGCCGAACTTATCGTTCTTCTTCTCGAACGGGTTGGATCCAGAATATACGGTGATTGGCCGGGTAGCGCGCCGCATTTGGGCGACCGTGATGCGTGATAAGTATGGTGCGAATGAGCGAAGCCAAAAGCTGAAGTACCATGTTCAGACGTCAGGCCGTTCACTGCATGCACAGGAAATTGACTTTAATGACATCCGTACTACGCTTCAAGCGTTGATGGCATTGCACGACAACTGTAACTCCCTTCATACAAATGCGTATGATGAGGCGATTACGACTCCGACAGAGGAATCGGTTCGCCGCGCGATGGCAATTCAGATGATTATCACGAAGGAGCATGGTTTGACGAAGAATGAGAATCCGCTTCAAGGCTCGTTTATTGTGGAAGAGTTGACGGAGTTGGTAGAGGAAGCGGTGCTTCAGGAGTTTGAGCGCTTGAATGACCGCGGCGGTGTTCTTGGTTCGATGGAAACGCAGTACCAACGCGGAAAGATTCAGGATGAATCAATGTTCTATGAAATGAAGAAGCATACGGGCGAGCTGCCGATTATCGGAGTGAACACGTATTTGAATCCGAATCCTCCTTCTGTGGAAGACGTGAACAATATGGAATTGGCACGGGCAACGACGGAGGAAAAGGAATTGCAGATTCATAATCTGCGTGCATTCCAGGAGTCGCATGCGGACAAAGCGGCTGATGCGTTAAAACGGTTGAAAGAAGCAGCAGTCAGTGGCGGCAACATTTTTGCAGAACTAATGGAAACCGTCCAAGTCGCAAGCCTAGGCCAAATCACACGTGCATTGTATGAAGTCGGCGGACAATATCGCCGGAATATGTAAAAAGAAAAGCGACCGTTTAGCGCACGACAAGCTAGGGGCCCGGTCCGACTGAGATAAAGGAAACTAGAAAAGTAAAAGCGCCTTGATCAGCCCCGACTGGCAAATGTTCTTCGGCGAGAAAAGTCCGTCTTTTGACTTTTCTTGACGAAGGTTATTTGACCCGAGGGGCTAGGCGCTGTAGAGCTAGACACAGGAAGAGCGGAGCGATTCGATGTTGACTTATCGTAGGGAGGATTGGGATGGCCACTAGTCGCTGGGGGCCGGAGCTAGACATTTCTCAAGGTTAAAATAAATTTAAATTAAAACATTGTAGGGTGTCAGGCACCATGTGAATATGTCACAAAGGTGCCTGACACCAATCTTTGTTTTTATGGAAAAAATTTTGGGTACAACATGTTAAATTGAAGCGTTATCTTATATAATCTAACTAGTGTAAAAAACTTCTAAGAGATTTGGCAGGTGGGGTAAAGGTGAAGGTTAGTCACATATTATTGATTTTGATTGTATTTGCCTGGCCATTATACTATCTCTACCAACTGCAATTAGGCGCCGTCTCGTTTCTTTTACTAGCGATTTTCTTCTTGGTGATCACGATTAAAGAGACCAAAAAGCTAAAAAAGCAGGAGAATGGTGACACACCTAAGTCCAATCACGAAAAAATCAAGTGAAACATTAGTTAGAAACTAGCATAAACGGGAAGATTTTGTTTATAATGGAGAATATGTCTTTAAAGCGGAAGCGCCTTGATCAGCCCCGACAGGCAAATGTTCTTCGCCAAGAAAAGTCGTCTTTTTGACTTTTATTGGCGAAGGTTATTTGACCCGAGGGGCTAGGCGTTGCAGCTGGATAGGACTGGTATATGGTCCTAGTAAAAAGTTCGTTAATCACTCATAACCGAGTGTTAAATAGAGAAAGGAAGTGCCCATATTGAGTTTAGCACAATACTCAAAAGAGGAATTACAAGAGTTATCACTCATCGAACTGGCTCACGAATACTTAAAAAATAGTAAGCAGCCAATCACTTTTAACGAATTAGTGAATGAAATCACCAATGCTGTTGATATGTCTCAAGAGGAAATTCGCTCAAGACTTGCACAGTTTTATACAGATATGAATATTGACGGCCGCTTCCTCTCATTAGGAGAAAACCGTTGGGGACTTCGTTTATGGTATCCAGTAGATACAGCTGAAGAAGAAGTTGTTACTGCGGTGAAACCGAAGAAGAAGAAAGCGAAGAAGGTTGTTGACGAAGACGAAATTGAAGACTTCGAGGAAGTCGAAGATGAAGATTACGATGATCTTGACGATTTTGCCGATGAGGACGATCTTCTTGATGACGACGAAGATATTGATCTGGACGAGGACGAAGATTTGGATATTGACGAAGACGTCATTGAAGACGAAGAGTTCGAGTTAGACGAAGATGAAGATTTAGATGAGGATCTTGATGAAGAGGACGAAATGTTTGACGAGGAAGAAGACGAAGAGTTGTAAAACTACAGCTTGACTTTTTATTCCCGCCCTTGTATCATCTTTTTTGGGCTCCTTAAAAAAGGACAAATCAATTTTTACTTATATGCGCTCCCTTGCACTGGCGAGAGGAGCGCTTTTTATTTTTTAAAAAACTCCCGTAAAATGGAGTTTTTTCGTTTTTTAGTCTAAAGGGATAAATAAGTGAAAAACAACGATTGACGAACCCGACTTGGCCTGACGGAATGACGGCTTCATTCAGCAGCCAAAATATTTTTTATGAAAAATCCTAAACAGACTGAATAATGGTCAAACTGTAAATAAGGGGGAATTTTAATGACAAAGTATATTTTTGTAACTGGTGGCGTAGTGTCATCACTCGGAAAGGGTATTACCGCAGCTTCTTTAGGGCGTTTATTGAAAAATCGCGGCTTGAACGTGACTATTCAAAAATTCGACCCGTATATCAACGTGGACCCAGGAACGATGAGCCCATACCAACACGGTGAAGTATTCGTAACTGGTGATGGCGCCGAGACGGATTTGGACCTTGGCCACTATGAGCGTTTTATCGACATTAACTTAAACAAGTACAGCAATGTGACAACAGGAAAAATCTATTCTACGGTTTTACGTAAAGAGCGCCGCGGTGATTATTTAGGTGCAACGGTTCAGGTTATTCCTCACATTACGAATGAAATTAAAGAGCGCTGCCTGCGTGCAGGTAATGAAACAAATGCGGATGTCGTGATTACAGAAATCGGCGGTACGGTTGGGGATATTGAATCCTTGCCATTCCTTGAAGCGATTCGTCAAATGAAGAGTGACATCGGCAGCGACAATGTGATGTACATTCACTGTACCCTGATTCCGTACATAAAGGCGGCGGGTGAAATGAAGACGAAGCCAACACAGCACAGTGTAAAAGAGCTTCGCAGCTTGGGTATCCAGCCAAATATTATCGTCGTTCGTACAGAAATGCCTGTTTCTCAGGACATGAAGGATAAAATTGCCTTATTCTGCGATATCGACGCGAAGGCTGTTATTGAATGTCAGGATGCTGACACGCTTTATTCCATTCCTCTTGCCCTTCAAGAGCAAAACATGGACCAAATTGTTTGTGACCACCTGAAGTTACAGACGAAGGAAGCAGAAATGACAGAGTGGAAGCAACTGGTTGACCGCGTGCTAAACCTTTCTAATAAGACTCGCATTGGTTTGGTTGGTAAGTATGTGGAACTGCAGGATGCGTATATTTCTGTCGTGGAAGCGATGAAGCATGCAGGGTATGCATTTGATGCAGATGTAGAAATTAAATGGATCAATGCTGAGCACGTAACACGTGAAAATGTAGCTGAGCTATTGGCTGATGTGGATGGCGTATTAGTGCCAGGCGGATTCGGTGACCGTGGGGTTGAAGGCAAAATTGAAGCAACTCGCTATGCTCGTGAACAGAAGAAGCCATTCCTTGGTATTTGCTTAGGAATGCAGCTGGCAACGATTGAATTTGCACGCAACGTTCTTGGTTACAAAGATGCACATTCTGCTGAGTTTGTACCGGAAACAGCACATCCGATCATTGATTTACTTCCAGAACAAAAGGATGTTGAGGATTTAGGCGGAACGTTACGTTTAGGTCTATACCCTTGCCGTTTGGTGGAAGGCACGAAGGCGTTCGACGCGTATGCGGATGAAGTGGTGTATGAGCGTCACCGCCACCGTTATGAGTTCAACAATCATTACCGTCAAGAGATGGAAGCACAAGGCTTTATTTTCTCTGGTACAAGCCCTGACGGCCGTTTAGTGGAAATCATCGAGCTTGCGGACCACCCTTGGTTTGTGGCGTCTCAGTTCCATCCGGAATTTGTGTCAAGACCAACGCGTCCACAGCCGTTGTTCCGTGACTTTATTAAAGCTTCTTTGGAAAAATAATTTTGTTTGGGGAGGGCCAGTTTCCTTTTTTGAGGGGGACTGGCCTTTTTATTTTGGATGGAAATGGAAAAATATCCAATGTTGTTGGAAAATGAGCCAATCATGGGTGGAAATGAGCCAATCCCTCTCGAAAATGAGCCAAAACATGATAAAAATGAGCCAATCCGGCCCAAAAATGAACCAATCACAAAAAAACGACCCCACTCAAAGGGCCGTTCACTCAAAATATTCCGCTAAAATCTCATCAATCGTAAATTTTAAGCCAAAATAAACGTACAAGGCCGCCATCGAAGACGGATAACCGTAGCGATTGCCTTCATCATCTGGCAATAAGCCTTTTTTCAAGCGCAAATCAATATGTACATCCGCTAATTCGGTTAAATCCCCGTCTGTAACCGTTGAAACCGCCACAAATGGGATGCCTTTAGCCTTCAAAGCAGAAGCAACCGTGATCGCCGCTTCATCCGAGGAAGTTCGCGTAAAAAGAACGGCACGGTCCGCATCCGTAAGCTGGTCAATTTTATCAAGAGTGAGCACTTTCGCCCCATTCAATGGTTCGGCACCTTCTAATGCTTCAAACTCTACGGCTTTCATTTCCGCTGCCCCAAAAATATATATAGATCCATCGCCAACAGGTGCCTGGGCAAGCAAACGGGCCCCGTCTTCAAAGGCAAACTCTTCTTTATCCTCAATCCGCTTGAACAAACCTGTTAACTGGGTAGTAAACATTTTTAACATAATAACCCTCCTTATCACGCCTCTTATTATAGACTTTTTTTCAAAAAAGATAAAATTAGGTAAAAATTACCACTAAAATGACATAACAACGTTGAAGGAGAATACCTCTCGCTGTCGAATATTTATAGGGATATGTATAATGATGGAATCAAAATAAAAAAAACCAAGGAAGAGGTGGAGTGTATGAAAGAGAAAATTTTAATTGTAGACGACCAATTTGGTATTCGAATTTTGCTAAATGAGGTGTTCCAAAAGGAAGGGTACCAGACATTTCAAGCGGCGAACGGCGTTCAGGCATTGGACATTGTGACCAAGCATGCCCCGGATCTTGTTCTTCTTGATATGAAGATACCCGGAATGGACGGAATTGAAATTTTAAAAAGAATGAAAGTGATTGACCCGGATATTCGCGTCATTATCATGACCGCATATGGCGAATTAGATATGATTCAAGAAGCCAAGGATCTCGGTGCGATTACCCACTTCGCCAAACCATTTGATATAGACGATATCCGTGCGGCAGTTCGCAAACATATCCCGCAAAAAACCAACTAAATTTTGGAAAAAATGAGGCGCCTAAAAGTTGCCTTTTTTTATAAAAAAAGAAGCAGTTGAATCGGTGAAAACGCTTGCTGTCACTTGGTCACGCTTTCATTATGACAGTTTCGAAAACTGGTGGTTGTTTAATAGCATTTCTGTATTTCTTTTGATATGATACATATGAATCTTAACAGGAAGAACATCATTTTTGGAAGAATACATAAACACCCATTGAGAGGGAAACCTTTAATATGGGAAGCTGTCTTCTAAAAAAGGAGTTCAACCTAATTTAAGGAGGAAAAGAAATGCCTTTAGTTTCAATGACAGAAATGCTTAACAAAGCGAAAGCAGAAGGCTACGCAGTTGGGCAATTTAACCTTAATAACCTAGAATTCACACAAGCGATTCTTCAAGCTGCAGAAGCAGAAAAATCACCAGTTATCCTTGGTGTATCTGAAGGTGCAGCACGTTATATGTCAGGCTTCAAGACTGTTGTAAAAATGGTTGAAGGTCTTATGGAAGATTTAAAAATCACTGTACCAGTGGCGATTCACCTTGACCACGGTTCAAGCTTTGATAAGTGTAAAGAAGCGATCGACGCTGGCTTCACTTCTGTAATGATTGATGCTTCACACCACCCATTTGAAGAAAACGTAGAAACAACTAAAAAGGTTGTTGACTATGCTCATTCAAAAGGAGTTTCTGTTGAAGCAGAATTAGGAACTGTTGGCGGACAGGAAGACGATGTAGTAGCTGAAGGCGTTATTTATGCTAACCCACAAGAGTGTGTAGAGCTTGTTAAGCGCACAGGTATTGACTGTCTTGCTCCTGCATTAGGTTCTGTACACGGTCCTTACAAAGGCGAACCAAACCTTGGTTTTGCTGAAATGGAGGAAATCGGTAAAGCAACTGGCCTTCCATTAGTTCTACATGGTGGAACTGGTATCCCAACAAAGGATATCCAACGTTCAGTTTCTTTAGGAACTGCAAAAATCAACGTGAACACTGAGAATCAAATTGCTTCTGCAAAGACTGTTCGTGAAGTGTTAGCGGCGAAGCCAAACGAATACGATCCACGTAAATATTTAGGACCAGCTCGCGATGCGATTAAAGAAACAGTAATCGGCAAAATGCGCGAATTCGGTTCTTCAAACAGAGCTTAATTCAAAAAGCCGTTTTTTGGCACTTTTTGTTGATTGCTCACCTATGATAAAATTAAACCGCCCTTACTATGAGGGCGGTTTCAGTATGTTAGTAGGAAACTGAAAATTTAGTCGAAAATTGGAGGTAATACTATGAAGTTTTTTATCGATACAGCGAACTTAGAAGAAATCCGTGAAGCACATGAACTTGGATTACTAGCTGGAGTAACAACAAATCCGTCCCTTGTGGCCAAAGAAAAAGGCGTTTCCTTCCACGACCGTTTACGTGAAATTACGGCTTTAGTTCCTGGGTCTGTCAGTGCAGAGGTAATTGCCCTTGATGCAGAAGGCATGATTAAAGAAGGAAGAGAACTAGCTGCGATTGCTCCAAATATTACGGTGAAAGTTCCAATGACTCCTGATGGCTTAAAAGCGGTACATGCTTTTTCAAAAGAAGGAATCAAAACAAATGTTACCCTCATCTTTAATGCAAACCAAGCATTGCTAGCAGCACGTGCTGGTGCAACTTATGTTTCCCCATTCTTAGGCAGATTAGATGATATTGGTCAAAATGGTTTAGACTTAATCTCTACGATTGCAGAAATCTTTGCGGTTCATGGTATTGAATCAGAAATTATTGCTGCATCCATTCGTAATCCAATCCATGTGACAGAAGCTGCGTTACGAGGCGCGCATATTGCGACCATTCCTTACAATGTATTAATGGGCTTAACAAAACACCCTCTAACAGATAAAGGAATTGAAGCATTCCTTAAAGACTGGAATTCTCGTACAGAAGCCTAATATACCGCGGTTTTTCCATTTTTGAACAAATTTTTTTAATATGCATACATGAAAATAGGATTTTCGTGTAAACTAAAGGATAGACAAGCTGTCGGAATTTGGCCTTTAATGTTGGAAAAATATACCTAGAGCCTGGTGAAGTGGTACTAGAAATGTGAATGCTTCTACTTTAAAAGGTAAGCGCATTCTTAATAAAGAATTTTCTCACAAAGTACAGTGTCACTACCATGTGGTACATATGGCTTAGAAGGGAGTCAAAAATGGAAAAACTTAAAATTGCGGGCGGATATCCGTTAAAAGGAACAGTTCGAATCAGCGGAGCGAAAAATAGTGCAGTAGCATTAATTCCTGCAACGATATTAGCTGAATCACCTGTGACAATAGAAGGACTACCAGATATTTCAGACGTTGAGATCTTGAAAGACCTGCTGGAGGAAATCGGCGGGAAGGTTCAAATCAGCGAAGATGAAATGACGGTGGACCCATCAACGATGATCTCCATGCCGCTGCCAAACGGAAAAGTGAAAAAGCTTCGTGCATCCTATTATTTGATGGGGGCCATGCTTGGCCGCTTTAAAAAGGCAGTCATTGGTCTGCCAGGAGGCTGCCATCTAGGTCCGAGACCGATTGATCAGCACATTAAAGGCTTTGAGGCGTTGGGTGCGCAAATTACGAACGAGCAAGGGGCGATTTATCTTCGCGCCGATGAGCTTCGTGGTGCCCGCATCTATTTAGACGTGGTCAGTGTGGGAGCGACAATTAATATTATGTTAGCAGCGGTACGTGCTAAGGGACGGACGATCATTGAGAATGCCGCCAAAGAGCCGGAAATTATTGATGTTGCGACACTTTTAACAAACATGGGTGCAAAAATTAAAGGCGCTGGAACAGACGTCATCCGTATCGATGGGGTAGACGCCTTGCACGGTTGCCGCCACACGATTATTCCTGACCGGATTGAAGCAGGGACGTATATGATTCTTGGTGCAGCAGTGGGCGAGGGTGTGGTCATCGATAATGTCATTCCACAGCACTTAGAATCATTGATTGCAAAGCTGCGTGAAATGGGTGTTCATATAGAATCAGGCGACGACCAAATATTTGTTGGCGGAGGCAGAAACTTGAAGGCGGTTGATATTAAAACGCTCGTCTATCCGGGATTCCCAACCGACCTGCAACAGCCATTTACGACTCTTTTAACAAAAGCCACTGGTTCAAGCGTTGTGACCGATACTATTTATGGCGCACGCTTTAAGCATATTGATGAATTAAGACGCATGAACGCCAATATTAAGGTGGAAGGCCGCTCAGCGATTATTAATGGCCCTATTCAACTTCAGGGTGCCAAAGTGAAGGCAAGTGACCTTCGGGCAGGTGCGGCGCTGGTGATTGCCGGCCTTTTAGCTGAAGGAATTACAGAAGTGACTGGACTAGAGCACATTGACCGCGGCTACAGTAATCTCGTGGAAAAATTGGACGGCCTGGGTGCGACCGTATGGCGTGAAGCGTTAACGAAAGAAGAAGTTGAGCAGTTGAAGAATACGTAAATATGGGGATTTGCATCCATTTAGGGATGCTGTAATAGAACGCCTTCAGAGATAAAACAAACGAAAACATGGGAGATGGGAATCGATGGAAAGAAGTTTAACGATGGAGCTTGTCCGCGTTACAGAGGGAGCTGCACTTGCATCAGCACGTTGGATGGGCCGCGGGAAAAAAGACGAGGCAGATGGTGCTGCGACAACAGCCATGCGTGATGTTTTTGACACGGTTCCAATGAAAGGTACCGTTGTAATTGGTGAAGGGGAAATGGACGAAGCGCCAATGCTTTATATCGGTGAAAAGCTTGGTACAGGCTATGGCCCGCGTGTGGATGTCGCGGTTGACCCTCTTGAAGGAACCAATATTTTAGCATCCGGCGGCTGGAATGCACTGGCTGTTTTAGCAGTAGCGGACAATGGCAACCTGCTGCATGCACCGGATATGTACATGGAGAAAATCGCTGTCGGTCCGGAAGCAGTGGGTCTTGTGGACATCAATGCGTCTGTATTAGATAACCTTAAGGCTGTTGCTAAGGCGAAAAATAAGGATATCGAAGACGTTGTTGCGACTGTTTTAAACCGTCCTCGCCATGAGCACATAATTGCTCAGCTTCGTGAAGCCGGTGCAAGGATTAAGTTGATCAATGACGGTGACGTGGCAGGCGCGATCAATACGGCGTTTGATAATACAGGTGTAGATATTTTATTTGGTTCCGGTGGTGCACCAGAGGGTGTTATTGCTGCGGTAGCCTTGAAATGTCTAGGCGGCGAAATCATGGGTAAGTTGTTGCCGCAAAATGATGCGGAGCTTGAGCGCTGCATCAAGATGGGCCTCGACGTAAACCGTGTACTTCGCATGGAAGACCTTGTGAAGGGTGACGACGCTATTTTTGCAGCAACAGGCGTAACTGATGGGGAATTATTGCGCGGCGTTCAATTCAAAGGCGCGTACGGCTCCACACATTCCGTCGTTATGCGTGCAAAATCAGGCACAGTCCGCTTCATCGAAGGCCGTCACAGCCTGAAAAAGAAACCAAATCTAGTGATTAAATAAATTTTTTGCAGATAATGGTTGATTGAAGCGGAAGGCACGAAGACTCCTGTGGGAGTATGGTTCAGGGGAGACCCCGCAGGCGCGTTTCTACGAGGAGGCTCGCCGAAACACCCACGAACCGCTCGTGCCTGGAGCGGAAATTTACCAATAACGGGTGTCGGACACAATTTTGACAAGGTGTCAGGCACCCGTATATTTCTAACGAAAAATTTAGTTGATTAATTTTTTACTCAGAGGGTACAATAGAAATTGTTTTTATTATCTTTAATTTCTGCAATTCTATTCATTTCCATTCTACTTCAATCATCAATTCCTCAATTTTATTATTATCTAACAGGAAGATCTCCCGCTATGAAAAAGAAGCGGATTTGATGGAAAAATTCAAAAGTGTGGTGTACTAATGGACTTAACAATTTCAAGTTTAGAAAACATGAAGCTGAAAGAACTTTATGAGCTTGCTCGTGAATATAAAGTGACTTACTACAGCAAATTGACGAAAAAAGAACTAATCTTTGCGATCCTGAAGTCTCGTGCGGAACAGCAAGGTTATTTCTTCATGGAGGGCGTTCTCGAAATTATCCAATCAGAAGGATTCGGATTCTTACGCCCGATTAATTATTCGCCAAGCTCAGAGGATATTTATATTTCTGCATCACAAATCCGCCGTTTTGACCTGCGTAATGGGGATAAGGTCTCAGGTAAGGTTCGTCCGCCGAAGGAAAACGAACGTTACTACGGCTTGTTGCACGTGG
The window above is part of the Bacillus sp. SORGH_AS_0510 genome. Proteins encoded here:
- the fsa gene encoding fructose-6-phosphate aldolase; this translates as MKFFIDTANLEEIREAHELGLLAGVTTNPSLVAKEKGVSFHDRLREITALVPGSVSAEVIALDAEGMIKEGRELAAIAPNITVKVPMTPDGLKAVHAFSKEGIKTNVTLIFNANQALLAARAGATYVSPFLGRLDDIGQNGLDLISTIAEIFAVHGIESEIIAASIRNPIHVTEAALRGAHIATIPYNVLMGLTKHPLTDKGIEAFLKDWNSRTEA
- the glpX gene encoding class II fructose-bisphosphatase, which produces MERSLTMELVRVTEGAALASARWMGRGKKDEADGAATTAMRDVFDTVPMKGTVVIGEGEMDEAPMLYIGEKLGTGYGPRVDVAVDPLEGTNILASGGWNALAVLAVADNGNLLHAPDMYMEKIAVGPEAVGLVDINASVLDNLKAVAKAKNKDIEDVVATVLNRPRHEHIIAQLREAGARIKLINDGDVAGAINTAFDNTGVDILFGSGGAPEGVIAAVALKCLGGEIMGKLLPQNDAELERCIKMGLDVNRVLRMEDLVKGDDAIFAATGVTDGELLRGVQFKGAYGSTHSVVMRAKSGTVRFIEGRHSLKKKPNLVIK
- a CDS encoding response regulator, giving the protein MKEKILIVDDQFGIRILLNEVFQKEGYQTFQAANGVQALDIVTKHAPDLVLLDMKIPGMDGIEILKRMKVIDPDIRVIIMTAYGELDMIQEAKDLGAITHFAKPFDIDDIRAAVRKHIPQKTN
- a CDS encoding DUF2529 domain-containing protein, which encodes MLKMFTTQLTGLFKRIEDKEEFAFEDGARLLAQAPVGDGSIYIFGAAEMKAVEFEALEGAEPLNGAKVLTLDKIDQLTDADRAVLFTRTSSDEAAITVASALKAKGIPFVAVSTVTDGDLTELADVHIDLRLKKGLLPDDEGNRYGYPSSMAALYVYFGLKFTIDEILAEYFE
- the rpoE gene encoding DNA-directed RNA polymerase subunit delta, producing MSLAQYSKEELQELSLIELAHEYLKNSKQPITFNELVNEITNAVDMSQEEIRSRLAQFYTDMNIDGRFLSLGENRWGLRLWYPVDTAEEEVVTAVKPKKKKAKKVVDEDEIEDFEEVEDEDYDDLDDFADEDDLLDDDEDIDLDEDEDLDIDEDVIEDEEFELDEDEDLDEDLDEEDEMFDEEEDEEL
- a CDS encoding class II fructose-bisphosphate aldolase, coding for MPLVSMTEMLNKAKAEGYAVGQFNLNNLEFTQAILQAAEAEKSPVILGVSEGAARYMSGFKTVVKMVEGLMEDLKITVPVAIHLDHGSSFDKCKEAIDAGFTSVMIDASHHPFEENVETTKKVVDYAHSKGVSVEAELGTVGGQEDDVVAEGVIYANPQECVELVKRTGIDCLAPALGSVHGPYKGEPNLGFAEMEEIGKATGLPLVLHGGTGIPTKDIQRSVSLGTAKINVNTENQIASAKTVREVLAAKPNEYDPRKYLGPARDAIKETVIGKMREFGSSNRA
- a CDS encoding UDP-N-acetylglucosamine 1-carboxyvinyltransferase, with translation MEKLKIAGGYPLKGTVRISGAKNSAVALIPATILAESPVTIEGLPDISDVEILKDLLEEIGGKVQISEDEMTVDPSTMISMPLPNGKVKKLRASYYLMGAMLGRFKKAVIGLPGGCHLGPRPIDQHIKGFEALGAQITNEQGAIYLRADELRGARIYLDVVSVGATINIMLAAVRAKGRTIIENAAKEPEIIDVATLLTNMGAKIKGAGTDVIRIDGVDALHGCRHTIIPDRIEAGTYMILGAAVGEGVVIDNVIPQHLESLIAKLREMGVHIESGDDQIFVGGGRNLKAVDIKTLVYPGFPTDLQQPFTTLLTKATGSSVVTDTIYGARFKHIDELRRMNANIKVEGRSAIINGPIQLQGAKVKASDLRAGAALVIAGLLAEGITEVTGLEHIDRGYSNLVEKLDGLGATVWREALTKEEVEQLKNT
- a CDS encoding CTP synthase; amino-acid sequence: MTKYIFVTGGVVSSLGKGITAASLGRLLKNRGLNVTIQKFDPYINVDPGTMSPYQHGEVFVTGDGAETDLDLGHYERFIDINLNKYSNVTTGKIYSTVLRKERRGDYLGATVQVIPHITNEIKERCLRAGNETNADVVITEIGGTVGDIESLPFLEAIRQMKSDIGSDNVMYIHCTLIPYIKAAGEMKTKPTQHSVKELRSLGIQPNIIVVRTEMPVSQDMKDKIALFCDIDAKAVIECQDADTLYSIPLALQEQNMDQIVCDHLKLQTKEAEMTEWKQLVDRVLNLSNKTRIGLVGKYVELQDAYISVVEAMKHAGYAFDADVEIKWINAEHVTRENVAELLADVDGVLVPGGFGDRGVEGKIEATRYAREQKKPFLGICLGMQLATIEFARNVLGYKDAHSAEFVPETAHPIIDLLPEQKDVEDLGGTLRLGLYPCRLVEGTKAFDAYADEVVYERHRHRYEFNNHYRQEMEAQGFIFSGTSPDGRLVEIIELADHPWFVASQFHPEFVSRPTRPQPLFRDFIKASLEK